One Aquarana catesbeiana isolate 2022-GZ linkage group LG04, ASM4218655v1, whole genome shotgun sequence genomic region harbors:
- the DLL1 gene encoding delta-like protein 1, which produces MGAPHSAFCLFIASALLAQISCSGLFELKLQEFINKKGPMGNMNCCRGGMSGSQGLQQCECKTFFRICLKHYQSSVSPEPPCTYGSAVTPVLGSNSFSVPETVSSDPSFTNPIRFAFGFTWPGTFSLIIEALHTDSADDLSTENPERLISRLATQRHLTVGEEWSQDLHNSGRTELKYSYRFVCDEHYYGEGCTDYCRPRDDAFGHFSCGEKGEKVCNPGWKGQYCTEPICLPGCDEQHGVCEKPGECKCRVGWQGRYCDECIRYPGCLHGTCQQPWQCNCQEGWGGLFCNQDLNYCTHHKPCKNGATCTNTGQGSYTCSCRPGYTGSNCEIEINECDANPCKNGGSCTDLENSYSCSCPPGFYGKNCELSAMTCADGPCFNGGRCTDNPDGGYSCLCPVAYSGFNCEKKIDYCSSNPCANGARCEDLGNSYICQCQEGFSGRHCDDNLDDCGSFPCQNGGTCQDGINDYSCTCPPGYTGKNCSMPVSKCEHNPCHNGATCHERSNRYVCECAHSYGGLNCQFLLPETPISGGSADKLTEKVNGHFPWIAVCAGIILVLLLLLGCAAVVVYVRLRVQKKRQMPAASRGETKTMNNLANCHREKDISVSIIGTTQIKNTNKKVDFLSESNNDKNGYKPRYPTVDYNLVHELKNEDAAKEERRKCEAKCSSSDSDSEETHSSHLKSDPSEKRRPDSNYSSSKDTKYQSVYVISDEKDECIIATEV; this is translated from the exons ATGGGGGCCCCCCACTCCGCATTCTGCTTGTTCATCGCCTCTGCACTGCTAGCCCAG ATCTCTTGCTCCGGGCTCTTCGAGTTGAAGCTGCAAGAGTTCATCAATAAGAAAGGTCCTATGGGGAACATGAACTGCTGTCGTGGTGGGATGTCTGGCTCTCAGGGCTTGCAGCAATGCGAATGCAAGACTTTCTTTCGGATCTGCCTGAAGCACTACCAgagcagcgtgtccccggagccccCTTGTACCTATGGCAGTGCTGTGACCCCAGTGCTGGGCTCCAATTCCTTCAGCGTCCCAGAGACCGTCAGTTCAGACCCAAGCTTCACCAACCCCATTCGATTCGCCTTTGGATTCACCTGGCCT GGTACTTTTTCCCTCATCATTGAAGCACTGCACACCGATTCAGCAGATGACCTAAGTACAG AAAACCCTGAGCGCCTTATCAGCCGCCTTGCCACCCAGAGACACCTGACAGTTGGTGAAGAGTGGTCTCAGGATCTGCACAACAGTGGCAGAACGGAACTCAAGTACTCCTATCGCTTTGTGTGTGACGAACACTACTACGGAGAAGGGTGCACTGATTACTGCCGCCCCAGGGACGATGCTTTCGGACACTTCTCCTGTGGCGAAAAGGGAGAGAAAGTCTGCAACCCCGGTTGGAAGGGACAGTACTGCACTGAAC CGATCTGCCTCCCTGGATGTGACGAACAACATGGCGTTTGTgaaaaacctggagagtgcaa aTGCCGTGTAGGTTGGCAAGGCCGCTACTGTGATGAATGCATCCGTTACCCAGGTTGCCTGCATGGTACATGCCAACAGCCTTGGCAATGCAACTGCCAAGAAGGATGGGGTGGACTGTTTTGTAACCAAG ACCTTAACTACTGCACTCACCACAAGCCTTGCAAGAACGGAGCCACCTGCACCAATACTGGCCAGGGAAGTTACACTTGCTCTTGCCGTCCGGGCTATACTGGATCCAACTGTGAGATTGAGATCAATGAATGTGACGCCAACCCTTGCAAGAATGGAGGAAGTTGTACG gaccTGGAAAATAGCTATTCCTGCTCATGCCCACCTGGATTCTATGGCAAAAACTGTGAGCTCAGTGCTATGACTTGTGCTGATGGACCATGCTTCAATGGAGGCAGATGCACAGATAACCCAGATGGTGGATACAGCTGCCTTTGCCCAGTTGCCTACTCTGGCTTCAACTGTGAAAAGAAAATTGATTACTGCAGCTCCAATCCTTGTGCCAACG GAGCTCGCTGTGAGGACCTTGGAAATTCCTACATTTGCCAGTGCCAAGAAGGCTTCTCTGGGAGGCACTGTGATGACAACCTGGATGACTGCGGTTCCTTCCCCTGCCAAAATGGTGGCACATGCCAGGATGGGATTAATGACTATTCATGCACCTGTCCTCCAGGGTACACAGGGAAAAACTGCAGCATGCCTGTGAGCAAATGTGAACACAACCCATGCCACAATGGGGCAACATGCCACGAGAGAAGCAATCGTTATGTGTGCGAATGTGCTCACAGTTATGGTGGACTTAATTGCCAGTTTTTACTCCCTGAGACACCCATTTCTGGTGGGTCTGCTGATAAGTTAACGGAAAAGGTCAACGGACATTTTCCATGGATTGCAGTGTGTGCTGGAATTATCTTGGTGTTACTGTTACTGCTAGGCTGTGCTGCGGTAGTCGTTTACGTGCGGCTTAGGGTACAGAAGAAACGGCAAATGCCTGCCGCCTCTCGAGGCGAAACCAAGACTATGAATAATCTGGCCAACTGCCATCGTGAAAAGGACATTTCTGTGAGCATCATAGGCACCACTCAGATTAAAAACACAAACAAGAAAGTAGACTTTCTAAGCGAAAGCAACAATGATAAAAATGGCTACAAGCCAAGATACCCAACTGTGGATTACAATTTAGTGCATGAACTGAAAAATGAGGATGCAGCTAAAGAAGAACGGAGGAAATGTGAAGCCAAGTGCAGCTCGAGTGACTCAGATTCAGAAGAAACGCACTCATCACATTTAAAAAG TGATCCTTCAGAAAAAAGGAGGCCAGACTCTAATTATTCCTCTTCGAAAGACACAAAATATCAGTCCGTATATGTCATATCAGATGAAAAAGATGAATGCATCATAGCAACTGAg GTGTAA